The proteins below are encoded in one region of Arthrobacter sp. CJ23:
- a CDS encoding Na+/H+ antiporter subunit A has protein sequence MIPVLAMTFVAATVAPLIFRKLGRNAFFVLAAVPAAAFVWLLLRHQAIYSDGGMHAVTEILPWIPDLKLEFAFRMDALAWVMSTLILGVGSLVLVYCARYFKNKDPDLGGFGAQLLAFAGAMFGLVTADDLLMMFIFWELTTVLSYLLIGYARTRLAARRSALQALIVTTAGGLAMLVGLIILGQAAGTYRISAILEQAASLTAGPAQGAVAAAVVLILVGAVTKSALVPFHFWLPGAMAAPTPVSAYLHAAAMVKAGIYIVARLAPGFSTTEFWLPLVLGLGLATMLVGGYRALRQTDIKLILAYGTVSQLGFLTMVLGLGRPDAALAGLALLLAHGLFKAALFLVVGIIDHQSGTRDIRKLSGVYRSSRALGIVAGIAAASMAGIPALAGFVAKESVFEAFVHFGTGKDAHPWGLAVLVGLVLGSILTFAYSARFMWGAFATKPGVERTPFKAIKPAFLAAPAVLSVLTIVYGLWPAPVDGWIQPYAALFAPDAGTSDAGAGHLALWHGFTPALGLTAIALAAGAAMFYGRNVVSRAQGLVPDWIDGDRAYQRTIGALDDIAVWVTGRTQRGSLYFYLTVILTVAFAVPLTVLIVANKPLPGGLYFIDPNSPLQLIAAAGIVAGALAAVRANKRFLAVLMVSVTGYGIALMFALQGAPDLALTQMLVETIVLVAFVLAMRSLPAELRDRTGGRLRVVRVIIGAAFGITMIFVAIYAMGARVAAPVSLDFPKLAYEGGGGLNVVNVTLVDIRAWDTFGEISVLVIAATGVASLIFVRGRGERLRPAATVPAGSVGRRTGVERDSRDGAALALAKKFADVGRDAWLLGGRTLAPERRSIIFEVVTRLIFHSMVIFSVYLLLAGHNLPGGGFAGGLTAGLALTIRYLAGGRFELSEAATVSAGTLLGTGLATAAASGFVPLLLGGQVFQSAIIEVWLPVFGDIKFVTSTIFDIGVYIVVVGLALDVLRSLGAEIDEHFEEKAAPAGGAAHAEAVAAGNVASAGAGFTGEAEAATASGKGTT, from the coding sequence GTGATCCCAGTTCTCGCCATGACCTTTGTAGCGGCAACTGTAGCGCCCTTGATCTTCCGAAAACTTGGCAGGAATGCGTTCTTTGTCCTGGCGGCCGTCCCCGCAGCGGCCTTCGTGTGGCTGCTACTGCGGCATCAGGCCATATATTCCGACGGCGGCATGCATGCCGTGACGGAAATCCTCCCGTGGATCCCGGACCTCAAGCTTGAGTTCGCCTTCCGGATGGACGCGCTGGCCTGGGTCATGTCGACCCTGATCCTGGGCGTTGGTTCCCTGGTCCTGGTCTATTGCGCCCGGTACTTCAAGAACAAAGACCCCGACCTCGGCGGCTTCGGTGCCCAGCTCCTGGCCTTTGCCGGAGCCATGTTCGGCCTTGTGACGGCAGATGACCTCCTGATGATGTTCATTTTCTGGGAGCTCACCACCGTTCTGTCCTATTTGCTGATCGGCTACGCCCGCACCCGCCTGGCCGCGCGCCGATCGGCCCTGCAGGCCCTCATCGTGACCACCGCCGGCGGCCTGGCGATGCTGGTCGGCCTCATCATCCTGGGGCAGGCCGCAGGCACGTACCGCATCTCGGCGATCCTGGAGCAAGCCGCTTCCCTCACCGCCGGTCCGGCACAAGGAGCGGTGGCGGCCGCCGTCGTACTCATCCTGGTGGGCGCGGTCACGAAATCGGCCCTGGTCCCCTTCCACTTCTGGCTCCCCGGCGCCATGGCGGCCCCCACCCCCGTGAGCGCGTACCTGCATGCGGCGGCGATGGTGAAGGCCGGCATCTACATCGTGGCGCGGCTGGCCCCTGGCTTCTCCACTACGGAATTCTGGCTGCCGCTGGTCCTGGGGCTTGGCCTGGCGACCATGCTGGTGGGCGGTTACCGCGCCCTGCGGCAGACCGACATCAAGCTCATCCTGGCCTACGGCACCGTCAGCCAGCTCGGCTTCCTGACAATGGTGCTGGGCCTCGGCCGGCCCGATGCCGCCCTCGCCGGGCTCGCCCTCCTGCTCGCGCACGGCCTGTTCAAGGCAGCCCTGTTCCTGGTGGTGGGCATCATCGACCACCAGTCGGGCACACGCGATATCCGCAAGCTCTCGGGCGTGTACCGGTCCTCGCGGGCGCTGGGCATCGTGGCCGGGATCGCCGCCGCGTCCATGGCAGGGATCCCAGCGCTGGCCGGCTTTGTGGCGAAGGAATCCGTGTTCGAAGCGTTCGTGCACTTCGGCACCGGCAAGGACGCCCACCCCTGGGGCTTGGCGGTGCTCGTGGGCCTTGTCCTGGGCTCCATCCTGACCTTTGCGTACAGCGCCCGCTTCATGTGGGGTGCCTTCGCCACCAAGCCCGGCGTCGAACGCACGCCCTTCAAGGCGATCAAGCCGGCGTTCCTGGCCGCGCCCGCCGTCCTGAGCGTGCTCACCATCGTGTACGGGCTGTGGCCGGCTCCCGTGGACGGCTGGATCCAGCCGTATGCGGCCCTGTTCGCGCCCGACGCCGGAACCTCCGACGCCGGGGCAGGGCACCTCGCGCTGTGGCACGGCTTCACCCCCGCGCTGGGCCTCACCGCCATTGCGCTGGCCGCCGGCGCCGCCATGTTCTACGGCCGGAACGTCGTCTCGCGGGCCCAAGGCCTGGTGCCGGACTGGATCGACGGCGACCGTGCCTACCAGCGAACCATCGGCGCCCTGGACGACATCGCCGTTTGGGTCACCGGGCGCACCCAGCGCGGTTCGCTGTACTTCTACCTCACGGTCATCCTGACCGTGGCCTTCGCGGTGCCGCTCACGGTGCTGATCGTGGCCAACAAGCCGCTGCCCGGCGGTCTCTACTTCATCGACCCGAATTCGCCGCTCCAGCTGATCGCGGCTGCCGGCATCGTGGCGGGGGCACTCGCCGCGGTCCGCGCCAACAAACGCTTCCTGGCCGTGCTCATGGTGTCCGTGACCGGCTACGGCATCGCGCTCATGTTCGCGCTGCAGGGCGCCCCGGACCTCGCGCTAACCCAGATGCTGGTGGAAACGATCGTGCTGGTGGCCTTCGTCCTCGCGATGCGCAGCCTGCCCGCCGAACTGCGCGACCGAACCGGCGGACGGCTGCGGGTGGTCCGGGTGATCATCGGCGCCGCCTTCGGCATCACCATGATCTTCGTGGCCATCTACGCCATGGGGGCCCGCGTGGCCGCCCCGGTATCGCTCGACTTCCCCAAGCTGGCCTACGAAGGCGGCGGAGGGCTCAACGTGGTCAACGTGACGCTGGTGGACATCCGGGCCTGGGACACCTTCGGCGAAATCTCCGTCCTGGTTATCGCGGCCACCGGCGTCGCCAGCCTGATCTTCGTCCGCGGCCGCGGCGAGCGCCTGCGCCCCGCCGCCACGGTGCCCGCCGGCAGCGTGGGGCGCCGCACCGGCGTCGAGCGTGACTCCCGCGACGGCGCCGCGCTGGCCCTCGCGAAGAAGTTCGCCGACGTCGGCCGGGATGCCTGGCTGCTGGGAGGCAGGACGCTGGCCCCGGAGCGCCGCTCGATCATCTTCGAAGTGGTCACCCGGCTGATCTTCCACTCGATGGTCATCTTCTCGGTCTACCTGCTGCTCGCCGGCCACAACCTGCCCGGCGGCGGCTTCGCGGGAGGCCTGACGGCCGGACTCGCGCTGACCATCCGCTACCTGGCCGGCGGCCGCTTCGAACTCAGCGAGGCCGCCACCGTGAGTGCCGGAACGCTGCTCGGGACTGGGCTCGCGACGGCGGCCGCGTCCGGCTTTGTGCCGCTGCTGCTGGGCGGGCAGGTGTTCCAGAGCGCCATCATCGAGGTCTGGCTGCCGGTGTTCGGCGACATCAAGTTCGTCACGTCCACCATCTTCGATATCGGCGTGTACATCGTGGTGGTGGGGCTGGCCCTGGATGTGCTGCGCAGCCTCGGCGCGGAGATCGACGAACACTTTGAGGAAAAGGCTGCTCCTGCCGGCGGGGCAGCCCACGCCGAGGCCGTTGCCGCGGGGAACGTCGCGTCGGCGGGCGCCGGCTTTACCGGCGAGGCAGAGGCTGCCACGGCGTCCGGAAAGGGAACCACATGA
- a CDS encoding cation:proton antiporter, translated as MDPLALTLIELGAVVFCLGLLARLAGRIGMSPIPLYLLGGLAFGAGGLVKLDGMHEFAHVSGEIGVILLLLMLGLEYTASELVTGLRRSWQAGVMDLVLNFIPGAGIALLLGWGLVGAIVLGGVTYISSSGIAAKVITDLGRIGNRETPVVLSILVFEDLAMAIYLPILTAILAGVGFLGGLQTVGIALAVVTVVLVVALKHGHRVSQAVHSENSEVFLLNVLGAALLVAGLASAMQVSAAVGAFMLGIAISGATAHNATRILEPLRDLFAALFFVVFGLNTVPSSIPPVLGWALVLAVVTAATKMMTGIWAAKRAGIAVPGRFRAGAALIARGEFSIVIAGLAVTSGAVPRELAALATAYVLIMAILGPLAARFVEPVVKAFRKPPRTPKAKEAAAAV; from the coding sequence ATGGACCCGCTCGCACTAACCCTCATCGAACTGGGGGCCGTCGTCTTCTGCCTCGGTCTCCTGGCGCGGTTGGCGGGCAGGATCGGAATGTCACCCATTCCGTTGTATTTGTTAGGCGGCTTGGCCTTCGGCGCGGGCGGACTCGTCAAGCTTGACGGCATGCACGAATTCGCCCATGTTTCGGGCGAGATCGGCGTCATCCTCCTCCTGCTTATGCTCGGATTGGAATATACGGCCTCGGAGCTTGTCACCGGGCTGCGCCGGTCCTGGCAGGCCGGGGTGATGGACCTTGTCCTGAATTTCATCCCGGGGGCCGGCATAGCCCTGCTGCTGGGCTGGGGACTCGTGGGGGCGATCGTCCTGGGCGGCGTCACCTATATCTCGTCCTCCGGAATCGCCGCCAAGGTGATCACGGACCTCGGCCGGATCGGCAACCGCGAAACGCCGGTGGTGCTCTCGATCCTGGTGTTCGAGGACCTGGCCATGGCCATTTACCTGCCGATCCTTACTGCCATCCTGGCCGGCGTGGGCTTCCTCGGCGGGCTGCAGACCGTGGGGATTGCATTGGCCGTGGTCACCGTGGTCCTGGTTGTCGCGCTCAAGCACGGCCACCGCGTCTCGCAGGCCGTGCACAGCGAGAACTCCGAGGTCTTCCTGCTGAATGTGCTGGGCGCTGCTCTCCTGGTGGCCGGCCTCGCTTCGGCGATGCAGGTCTCCGCGGCTGTGGGCGCCTTCATGCTAGGCATCGCCATTTCCGGCGCCACGGCCCACAACGCCACCCGGATCCTTGAACCGCTGCGCGATCTCTTTGCCGCGCTCTTCTTCGTGGTCTTCGGCCTCAACACGGTTCCGAGCTCCATTCCGCCGGTGCTGGGCTGGGCGCTGGTGCTCGCCGTCGTCACTGCAGCGACCAAGATGATGACCGGCATCTGGGCGGCCAAGCGCGCCGGAATCGCGGTGCCAGGCCGCTTCCGCGCCGGCGCCGCACTCATCGCACGCGGCGAATTCTCGATCGTCATCGCGGGCCTTGCGGTGACCTCCGGCGCAGTCCCCCGGGAGCTCGCCGCCCTGGCCACCGCCTACGTTCTCATCATGGCTATCCTTGGCCCGCTCGCGGCACGCTTCGTGGAACCCGTCGTCAAGGCGTTCCGCAAGCCCCCGCGCACGCCCAAAGCGAAGGAAGCTGCCGCGGCGGTCTAG
- a CDS encoding MFS transporter, producing MNAAAVPQASPPASELASGPAFSNKGQILAWAAWDWGSAAFNAVMTTFVFTVYLTSSAFGGEDAASAALGGALSIAGIAIALLAPVTGQRSDAGGRRKLWLGVNTAAVAVLTALCFFVFPKPEFLLLGVSLIALGNVFFEFAGVNYNAMLAQISTPKNIGKVSGFGWGMGYLGGIVALLAVLQLFVQPSFEWFGAATQDGLNIRLVAVFSALWFFIFALPVLFAVPELSVKMDGARLGFIASYGLLFRRVMAIYRTSPHTIFFLLASAIFRDGLAAVFTFGGVIAAGTFGFELKEVIFFAIFGNVVAAVGAVIGGFLDDRIGPKAVIVGSLVGLLVAGTSILVLGNGNYTFFGNAWAGSTTFWVFGLLLCLFVGPAQSSSRAYLARLAPDGESGELFGLYATTGRAVSFLAPALFTLCIAVATPLVAQGEAQRWGILGIMVVLLTGLLVMLPVKPPGKTQIAVVPQH from the coding sequence ATGAACGCGGCTGCAGTTCCCCAAGCATCCCCTCCGGCCTCCGAGCTCGCCTCCGGGCCGGCCTTCTCCAACAAGGGACAGATCCTGGCCTGGGCGGCCTGGGACTGGGGCTCGGCGGCGTTCAACGCCGTCATGACCACCTTCGTCTTCACGGTCTACCTCACGTCCAGCGCGTTCGGCGGGGAGGATGCCGCCTCGGCGGCCCTCGGCGGGGCCCTGTCGATTGCAGGCATCGCCATCGCGCTCCTGGCCCCTGTTACCGGGCAGCGGTCCGACGCCGGCGGGCGGCGCAAGCTGTGGCTGGGCGTCAACACGGCAGCCGTCGCGGTCCTGACGGCCCTGTGCTTCTTCGTTTTCCCCAAGCCGGAGTTCCTGCTCCTGGGGGTGTCCCTGATCGCCCTGGGCAACGTGTTCTTCGAGTTCGCGGGCGTGAACTACAACGCCATGCTGGCCCAGATCTCCACGCCCAAGAACATCGGCAAGGTCAGCGGCTTCGGCTGGGGCATGGGCTACCTCGGCGGCATCGTCGCCCTGCTGGCGGTCCTTCAGCTGTTTGTCCAGCCGAGCTTCGAATGGTTCGGAGCCGCCACGCAGGACGGTCTGAACATCCGTCTCGTGGCCGTGTTCTCCGCCCTGTGGTTCTTCATCTTCGCGCTGCCGGTGCTGTTCGCCGTGCCGGAGCTGTCCGTGAAGATGGACGGGGCCCGGCTGGGATTCATCGCCTCCTACGGGCTGCTGTTCCGCCGCGTCATGGCCATCTACCGCACCAGCCCGCACACCATCTTCTTCCTGCTGGCCAGTGCGATCTTCCGGGACGGGCTGGCTGCCGTCTTCACTTTCGGGGGTGTGATTGCGGCCGGCACGTTCGGTTTCGAGCTCAAGGAGGTCATCTTCTTCGCCATCTTCGGGAACGTGGTGGCTGCCGTCGGGGCGGTGATCGGCGGCTTCCTCGATGACAGGATCGGCCCCAAGGCCGTCATCGTCGGCTCGCTCGTCGGGCTGCTCGTGGCAGGTACTTCGATCCTCGTCCTGGGCAACGGAAACTACACCTTCTTCGGAAACGCGTGGGCCGGCTCCACCACGTTCTGGGTGTTCGGCCTGCTTCTGTGCTTGTTCGTGGGACCGGCCCAGTCATCCTCCAGGGCCTATCTGGCCCGCTTGGCCCCCGACGGCGAATCCGGTGAACTCTTTGGCCTGTACGCCACCACTGGCCGGGCCGTGAGTTTCCTGGCGCCGGCACTCTTCACCCTCTGCATCGCGGTGGCCACACCTCTTGTGGCACAGGGCGAAGCACAGCGCTGGGGCATCCTTGGAATCATGGTGGTTCTCCTGACCGGCCTGCTCGTGATGCTGCCCGTCAAGCCGCCGGGCAAGACCCAAATAGCGGTCGTACCGCAGCACTGA
- a CDS encoding cation:proton antiporter regulatory subunit yields MNVDETELPGLGVRKDFITASGRRIGVVENREGDAELFVSTWDDPDTCQASIPLTADEAATLGNLLGGQHIAMRLAEAHREIPGIVTRQFSITADSPFVNQAMGKAQIRTRSGVSIVAIMREGEVVPSPAPDVILHLGDLLVAVGTQEGLDSAADILRNG; encoded by the coding sequence ATGAACGTGGATGAAACTGAACTCCCGGGCCTTGGCGTCCGCAAGGACTTCATCACTGCTTCAGGCCGCCGCATCGGTGTTGTGGAGAACAGGGAAGGTGACGCGGAGCTGTTCGTCTCCACGTGGGACGATCCGGACACCTGCCAGGCTTCCATCCCCTTGACGGCCGATGAAGCTGCCACTTTGGGCAACCTGCTGGGCGGCCAGCACATTGCCATGCGCCTTGCCGAGGCTCACAGGGAAATCCCGGGCATCGTGACCCGGCAGTTCTCCATCACCGCTGATTCCCCGTTCGTCAACCAGGCCATGGGCAAGGCCCAGATCCGCACGCGCAGCGGTGTCTCGATCGTTGCCATCATGCGGGAGGGCGAGGTGGTCCCGTCTCCGGCACCGGACGTCATTCTGCACCTTGGTGATCTGCTCGTGGCTGTTGGCACCCAGGAAGGTCTTGATTCAGCAGCCGACATCCTGCGCAACGGCTGA
- the dcd gene encoding dCTP deaminase codes for MLISDRDIRAEIDSRRIVLEPYDPAMVQPSSVDVRLDRFFRLFDNHKYAHIDPAEEQPELTRLVEVEGDEAFILHPGEFVLGSTYETVSLPDDVAARLEGKSSLGRLGLLTHSTAGFIDPGFSGHVTLELSNVATLPIKLWPGMKIGQLCFFRLSSSAEHPYGTGEYGNRYQGQRGPTASRSHQNFHRTAI; via the coding sequence GTGCTGATCTCTGACCGCGACATACGTGCCGAAATAGACTCCCGACGGATAGTTCTTGAGCCGTACGATCCTGCGATGGTTCAGCCGTCCTCTGTGGACGTGCGCCTTGACCGGTTCTTCCGGCTGTTCGACAACCACAAGTACGCCCACATCGACCCGGCCGAGGAACAGCCCGAGCTGACCCGCCTGGTGGAGGTCGAAGGGGACGAAGCATTCATCCTGCACCCGGGGGAGTTCGTGCTTGGGTCCACCTACGAGACCGTCAGCCTCCCGGACGACGTCGCGGCCCGCCTTGAGGGCAAGTCCTCGCTGGGCCGGCTGGGCCTCCTGACCCACTCCACCGCCGGCTTCATCGACCCCGGTTTCTCAGGCCACGTGACCCTGGAACTCTCCAACGTGGCCACGCTGCCCATCAAGCTGTGGCCCGGCATGAAGATCGGCCAGCTCTGCTTCTTCCGCCTGAGCTCCTCGGCGGAACACCCCTACGGCACTGGCGAGTACGGCAACCGCTACCAGGGCCAGCGCGGCCCCACCGCGAGCCGCAGCCACCAGAACTTCCACCGGACGGCGATCTAA
- a CDS encoding Na(+)/H(+) antiporter subunit C, whose amino-acid sequence MSVNLTLLIVMGTLYACGIYLILERSLTRVLLGLMLLANATNLLILSTGGYAGLAPFFNKDTEPGAYNDPLPQALILTSIVISFAVTAFMLGIIYRTWALARQDEIQDDMEDRRVAKTPSFDAEDDAFVPLETSEFALTAAGPDGLIGPDDAGGPGVTGAGAGTDSPASDPKERGTA is encoded by the coding sequence ATGAGCGTCAACCTGACCCTGCTGATCGTCATGGGCACCCTGTATGCGTGCGGGATCTACCTGATCCTGGAACGCAGCCTCACCCGGGTGCTCCTGGGCCTCATGTTGCTGGCCAACGCAACCAACCTGCTGATCCTGAGCACCGGCGGATATGCCGGCCTGGCGCCCTTTTTCAACAAGGACACGGAGCCCGGCGCCTACAACGATCCCCTTCCCCAGGCGCTGATCCTGACGTCGATCGTGATTTCCTTCGCCGTCACCGCGTTCATGCTCGGCATCATCTACCGCACCTGGGCCCTGGCCCGCCAGGACGAGATCCAGGACGACATGGAAGACCGCCGCGTGGCCAAGACCCCCAGCTTCGACGCCGAGGACGACGCCTTTGTGCCCCTGGAGACCTCGGAGTTCGCGCTGACGGCTGCAGGGCCTGACGGGCTCATCGGCCCCGACGACGCCGGCGGGCCGGGCGTAACCGGCGCCGGCGCCGGCACGGACTCCCCGGCAAGCGATCCTAAAGAAAGAGGCACCGCGTGA